The Streptococcus mitis region CACCTTCGGCTGATTCACGGGCTGATTCTTCGGTCGCAGAAGCCAAACTATACTTAGTGATTTCTCCTGTTCGCATATTTTCAAGGATAAAACCAAGATTACTTTCATCTGCATTGGCCGATGTCACTCCTGTGTATAGGTAGATGTCATTGCCGATAGACAAATAATTATATCCCTTGGTAGTCTGGGTCACGTTTTTCTTGGAAATCATAGCATTCCAGAAACCGTCCTTGTACTTGCCGTTATAGTTGATTTGCTCGATGGTTTCCTCAGCTGGATAAACCCTGTCCACCCATTCTGGAACATCTGCCAAGCTGTATTCCTTGGTTTCTCCATTTGTGGCATCCAAGATAATGACTGAAACAGGACGAGGAACCGCAAGCCCAAATTGCTTTTGGTAAACTGTAGCCACATAGAAAGGATTGCCCTCATCGTCCACCTCAAAAGATGGAGTCTTGAAGATTTTAGTTGGGTACTTCAAGCGTAGGTGACGTTTGACGTCACGGTTAAAATACTCCGAGTCCGAATACTTGATTGGTGTCTTCAAGTCCACCAAGTTCGCATTTCCAGTTACCATGTCTACCTTGATATACTCGCCGATTCCCTTGGCCTGATTATTAAACCACTTGATAGGATCTGCGTATTCTAGTGGCGTAACTCGATAAGGTTTCCCATCAATCGTCAATTGGGTATAGGTGTCTGCCGCTACGTACTGCGACACCTTATCCGTTAGGGAACCCAAGTAGCGATCACCAATTTTTTCAGCAGTACTTCTATCTAGAATAGGAACCTTACTGGTGTCACTCTTAGGAAATTCAGTAAAGTCTTTTTCCGTAACCGTGACTACATTGGCATAATTTTTAGCCTGAAAAATGCTGGAAGTCAGCAAGGAAACCAAGGCTGCTAAGAGAAGAATTCCTCCAATAGAAGCTAAAAGGATTTTCCCTAACCGATTGATTTTGAAACCCTCCAGATTTAAGGCAGCTTCTGCCTTGCCGTGGCGCACATGAACCGTTTTAACCAGATTGATTCCCTTGCCAAAGCCAAATAAGACTGCTACAACCAGCAAATGTCCACAGAGGAAAAAGAGAAATTCCCAGCTGGTCAGGTTAAGAGGCGGTAAAAAGATATACCAGGTCGTTGCGATAAAAATAAGTTCAAAGACTATTCGTTTCATTTGCTTTCCTCCTAAATGATTCGTCCTTCCAAGTGATCCAGTTCATGCTGGCAAATCTGAGCTGGGAAGCCTGTCAAGGTAATGGTCTGTTCCTGCCACTTGCTGTCACGATAGGCAACCCTTATAGTTTCATAACGCCTAGTAGGTCTCACACCTACCAAGGACAAACAACCTTCCTCTGTCTCATAAGATCCTTCAGAGGACAGGAGCACTGGGTTAAACATGACCATAGGAACCAAGCCCAGATTAAAAATAATCACGCGCTTCTGCACCCCAATCATATTGGCAGCCAGACCGACACAAGTCTCACGATTTGCTAAAAGCGTATCCTGCAAATCTTTGGCAAGATAAAGGTCTTCCTGACTTGCCGGCTGAGATACCTGAGATAAAAACAAAATATCCTTCACAATTTTCTTTTCCACTTCCTTACACTCCTCTTGTTTTTTACTATATTATAGCAATTATAGCACAAAAGCCGATAACTGCAAGCCCTTTCCCTTAACTGTAGCAAAAAGCCATCCGAAGATGACTTTTTTGCTATTTGTAAATTCTTAATCTTTTTTACCTTTAAACAATAGGACGCCAGATAGGGCTGATAAAAATCCAACTACTAGCAAAATAGAATCATGACTAGCTGTCTCTGGTAATTTACCAGCTTCCTTTGTTTCACTTATTATTGGAGTTTCTGGGTGCTTTGGCTCCTCAGGCGCTGGACTTGCTGGAGTCTTAGGTTGCTCAGCAGTCGGAACTTCAGGGTGCTTGGGTTCCTCAGGGGATGGTTTTTCGGGAACCTTAGGTTGAGCAACAGCTGGAACTT contains the following coding sequences:
- a CDS encoding peptide deformylase translates to MEKKIVKDILFLSQVSQPASQEDLYLAKDLQDTLLANRETCVGLAANMIGVQKRVIIFNLGLVPMVMFNPVLLSSEGSYETEEGCLSLVGVRPTRRYETIRVAYRDSKWQEQTITLTGFPAQICQHELDHLEGRII